A single window of Flavobacterium sp. 140616W15 DNA harbors:
- a CDS encoding S-adenosyl-l-methionine hydroxide adenosyltransferase family protein produces MKLRLLLFLCAVTFNGFSQNNVLVFQSDFGLKDGAVSAMKGVAIGVSTDLKIFDVTHEIPAFNIWEAAYRLSQTAQYYPTGTVFVSVCDPGVGTARHSVVLLTKSGHYFVTPDNGTLTLVAEQLGIEEIREIDEVKNRRQNSNESYTFHGRDVYAYTGARLASKTITFDQVGPKLPNEVVKIEYQKPIFEKGIIKGGIPILDIQYGNIWTNIDKKTFANLNVKAGDFVKVQIFNGTKKVYDGKLKLVHTFGEVEVGTDVVYFNSLLNFSLAVNQGSFSQKHKIYSGADWSILISK; encoded by the coding sequence ATGAAATTACGATTATTACTTTTTTTGTGTGCTGTTACTTTTAATGGTTTTTCTCAAAATAATGTATTAGTTTTTCAATCTGATTTTGGTTTGAAAGATGGGGCGGTATCTGCTATGAAAGGGGTTGCAATAGGTGTTTCTACCGATTTGAAAATATTTGATGTAACACATGAAATTCCAGCATTTAATATTTGGGAAGCAGCCTATCGTTTGTCGCAAACAGCACAATATTACCCAACAGGAACGGTATTTGTATCAGTTTGTGACCCTGGAGTTGGAACAGCTAGACATTCGGTTGTTTTATTGACTAAATCAGGTCATTATTTTGTAACTCCTGATAATGGAACTTTAACTTTAGTTGCTGAACAATTGGGTATCGAAGAAATTCGTGAAATCGACGAAGTAAAAAACCGTCGTCAGAACTCAAATGAATCATATACTTTTCATGGTCGTGATGTGTATGCCTATACAGGTGCACGTTTAGCTTCAAAAACAATTACATTTGATCAGGTTGGACCAAAATTACCTAATGAAGTGGTAAAGATCGAGTACCAAAAACCAATTTTTGAAAAGGGCATCATCAAAGGCGGTATTCCAATTTTAGATATTCAATATGGTAATATTTGGACAAACATCGACAAAAAAACATTTGCTAATTTAAATGTAAAAGCGGGAGACTTTGTTAAGGTTCAGATTTTTAATGGAACTAAAAAAGTATATGATGGAAAACTAAAATTAGTACATACTTTTGGAGAAGTTGAAGTTGGAACTGATGTCGTTTACTTTAATAGTCTTTTGAATTTTTCATTGGCTGTAAATCAAGGCAGTTTCTCTCAAAAGCATAAAATTTATAGTGGAGCTGACTGGAGTATTCTAATTAGCAAATAA